In Candidatus Caldatribacterium sp., a single genomic region encodes these proteins:
- the aroF gene encoding 3-deoxy-7-phosphoheptulonate synthase, giving the protein GLGLEGLEILAEARERFGLPIVTEATSPENAEIVAAYADMIQIGARNMQNFELLKKVGTLRKPVLLKRGMSATIEDFLLAAEYILSLGNFQVVLCERGIRTIERLTRNTLDLTAIPLIKELSHLPVIVDPSHGTGLREKVIPMARAALACGADGVMVEVHPEPERALSDGPQSLRPDQFRKLMRDLEVISVLVGRELQKRVVAEEFLRMSSVPKSSGKSRVVFLGEQGSFSSQVARRSFGENAEFLPCQNFREIFERVSRGEATHGVLPIENTITGSIHHNFDLLLEFPEIFIVGERFIRVSQHLGLYPGTGREDLQVLFAHPQGFAQCGKFLESLRNVRIINVGNTEEAARRTVEFGPGSGCISSEEAIAKYGLERAEEEIEDNPRNFTRFIIIARHFEPLLEHDKVSCVFALRNYPGALYEALGVFARRGVNLLKLESRPLVGKPWEYLFYVDWEGNLVEEKYRELLEELRSKSTLLRILGSYKNAWKLEDSGFGS; this is encoded by the coding sequence AGGGATTGGGATTAGAGGGGCTCGAAATTCTTGCCGAAGCCAGAGAGCGCTTTGGTCTTCCGATTGTTACTGAGGCTACGAGTCCTGAAAACGCTGAAATCGTTGCTGCTTACGCTGACATGATTCAGATTGGGGCACGGAACATGCAGAACTTTGAACTTCTCAAAAAGGTGGGCACGTTGCGAAAACCCGTGCTCTTGAAACGGGGTATGTCGGCGACGATTGAAGATTTCCTCCTCGCAGCCGAGTACATCCTGAGCCTTGGGAATTTCCAGGTCGTTCTCTGTGAACGGGGCATCCGAACTATTGAGCGCCTCACGAGGAACACCCTCGACCTTACAGCCATCCCCCTCATTAAGGAACTCTCGCATCTTCCTGTCATTGTCGATCCGAGCCATGGCACAGGTCTCCGAGAGAAGGTCATTCCTATGGCCAGAGCTGCTTTGGCCTGTGGAGCTGATGGGGTTATGGTTGAGGTGCACCCGGAGCCTGAGCGGGCTCTCTCTGATGGACCCCAGAGCCTTCGCCCTGATCAGTTCCGGAAGCTCATGCGGGACCTTGAGGTCATTAGTGTTCTTGTGGGCAGAGAACTCCAGAAAAGGGTTGTTGCCGAGGAGTTTCTCAGAATGTCCTCGGTTCCGAAGAGTTCTGGGAAATCCCGAGTGGTTTTCCTCGGGGAGCAGGGGTCCTTCAGTTCTCAGGTTGCCCGGCGTTCTTTTGGAGAAAACGCCGAGTTTCTCCCCTGCCAGAACTTCCGAGAGATTTTCGAGCGGGTGTCTCGTGGTGAAGCTACTCATGGGGTGCTTCCCATTGAGAATACCATAACAGGAAGCATTCACCACAACTTTGACCTTCTTCTTGAGTTTCCGGAGATATTTATCGTCGGAGAACGGTTCATTCGTGTTTCTCAACATCTTGGGCTTTACCCTGGAACAGGGCGAGAGGACCTCCAGGTGCTTTTTGCTCATCCCCAAGGGTTTGCCCAGTGCGGGAAATTCCTCGAGAGCCTCAGAAATGTCCGGATCATCAACGTGGGAAATACCGAAGAGGCTGCACGAAGGACGGTGGAATTTGGTCCGGGAAGCGGGTGCATCTCCAGTGAGGAGGCCATCGCTAAATACGGCCTTGAGAGGGCAGAGGAGGAAATCGAGGATAATCCCCGGAACTTCACCCGCTTCATCATTATTGCCAGGCATTTTGAACCTCTCCTTGAACACGACAAAGTCTCCTGCGTTTTTGCGCTGCGAAACTATCCGGGAGCCCTCTACGAAGCTCTTGGGGTCTTTGCTCGTCGGGGAGTTAACCTGTTGAAGCTCGAGTCCCGTCCCCTTGTGGGGAAGCCCTGGGAGTACCTCTTCTACGTGGACTGGGAAGGAAACCTTGTCGAGGAGAAGTATCGGGAGCTCCTTGAGGAATTGAGGTCCAAAAGCACCCTCCTTCGGATCCTTGGCAGTTACAAGAATGCCTGGAAACTCGAGGACTCTGGATTTGGATCGTAG